The Neofelis nebulosa isolate mNeoNeb1 chromosome 16, mNeoNeb1.pri, whole genome shotgun sequence genome includes a window with the following:
- the PRR15L gene encoding proline-rich protein 15-like protein, which yields MTEVGWWKLTFLRKKKSTPKVLYEIPDTYAQTEGSAEPPGPEGGGPDGNFNTRLEKIVDKNTKGKHVKVSNSGRFKEKKKVRATLAENPNLFDDREDKGQ from the coding sequence ATGACCGAAGTGGGCTGGTGGAAGTTGACCTTCTTGCggaaaaagaaatccacaccCAAGGTGCTCTATGAGATCCCCGACACCTATGCCCAAACAGAGGGCAGCGCAGAGCCCCCTGGGCCCGAGGGCGGAGGCCCCGACGGCAACTTTAACACCCGCCTGGAGAAGATTGTGGACAAGAACACAAAGGGCAAGCATGTCAAAGTCTCCAATTCGGGCCGCttcaaggagaagaagaaagtccGAGCCACGTTGGCAGAGAACCCCAACCTCTTTGATGACAGGGAAGACAAAGGACAGTGA
- the CDK5RAP3 gene encoding CDK5 regulatory subunit-associated protein 3 isoform X2 — MQDHQHVPIDIQTSKLLDWLVDRRHCNLKWQSLVLTIREKINAAIQDMPESEEIAQLLSGSYIHYFHCLRIVDLLKGTEASTKNIFGRYSSQRMKDWQEIVALYEKDNIYLVELSSLLVRNVNYEIPSLKKQIAKCQQLQQEYSRKEEEGQAGATEMREQFYHSCKQYGITGDNVRRELLALVKDLPSQLAEIGAGAQSLGEAIDLYQACVGFVCESPTEQVLPMLRFVQRRGNATVYEWRTGTEPSVVERPHLEEPPEPVEEDAIDWGDFGVEMASEGTDSGISAQAAEIDWGISLESDSKETGGDGIDWGDDAALQITVLEAGTQAPEGVAKGPDALTLLEYPETRNQFIDELMELEIFLTQRAVEMSEEADILSVSQFQLAPAILQGQTKAKMVTMVSALQDLIGRLTSLRMQHLFMILASPRYVDRVTEFLQQKLKQSQLLALKKELMVQKQQEALQEQAALEPKLDLLLEKTKELQKLIEADISKRYSGRPVNLMGTYL, encoded by the exons ATGCAG GACCATCAGCACGTGCCCATCGACATCCAGACCAGCAAGCTGCTCG ACTGGCTGGTCGACAGACGACACTGCAATCTGAAATGGCAGAGTCTGGTGTTGACCATCCGAGAGAAGATCAATGCTGCCATCCAGGACATGCCAGAGAGCGAGGAGATCGCCCAGCTGCTCTCTGGATCCT ACATTCACTACTTCCACTGCCTAAGGATCGTGGACCTTCTCAAAGGCACCGAAGCctccacaaaaaatatttttggccgGTACTCTTCACAGCGAATGAAG GATTGGCAGGAGATCGTAGCCCTGTATGAGAAGGACAACATCTATCTAG TGGAACTCTCTAGCCTCCTGGTTCGGAATGTCAACTACGAGATCCCTTCGCTGAAGAAGCAGATTGCCAAATGCCAGCAGCTGCAGCAAGAATATAGTCgcaaggaggaggagggccagGCAGGGGCCACCGAGATGCGAGAGCAGTTCTACCACTCATGCAAGCAGTACGGCATCACG GGAGACAACGTCCGGAGAGAACTGCTGGCCCTGGTGAAGGACCTGCCGAGTCAGCTGGCTGAGATCGGGGCCGGGGCCCAGTCTCTGGGCGAAGCCATTGACCTCTACCAGGCCTGTGTGGGGTTTGTGTGTGAAAG CCCCACAGAGCAGGTGCTGCCGATGCTGCGATTCGTGCAGAGGCGGGGAAACGCCACGGTGTACGAATGGAGGACGGGGACCGAGCCCTCTGTGGTAGAGCGGCCGCACCTCGAGGAGCCTCCTGAGCCGGTGGAAGAAGATGCG aTTGACTGGGGTGACTTTGGGGTGGAGATGGCTTCTGAAGGGACGGACTCTGGCATCTCTGCCCAGGCTGCCGAAATTGACTGGGGCATCTCCCTGGAATCGGACTCAAAG GAAACTGGGGGCGATGGGATAGACTGGGGAGACGATGCCGCTTTGCAGATCACAGTGCTAGAAGCTGGAACCCAGG CTCCAGAAGGTGTTGCTAAGGGCCCAGATGCCCTGACACTTCTTGAATACCCTGAGACCCGGAATCAGTTCATTGATGAGCTCATGGAG CTCGAGATCTTCTTGACCCAGAGAGCCGTGGAGATGAGTGAGGAGGCAGACATCTTGTCCGTGAGCCAGTTCCAGCTGGCTCCCGCCATCCTGCAGGGCCAGACCAAAGCAAAGATGGTTACCATGGTGTCGGCGCTGCAGGATCTGATCGGCCGGCTCACCAGTCTTCGAATGCAACACCTGTTTATGATCCTGGCCTCGCCAAG GTATGTGGACCGAGTGACTGAGTTTCTCCAGCAGAAGCTGAAGCAGTCCCAGcttctggctttgaagaaggagctgatggtgcagaagcagcaggaagcgCTTCAGGAGCAGGCGGCCCTGGAGCCCAAGTTGGATCTGCTGCTGGAGAAGACCAAGGAGCTGCAGAAGCTG ATCGAAGCTGACATTTCCAAGAGGTACAGTGGGCGCCCCGTGAACCTGATGGGAACCTATCTGTGA
- the CDK5RAP3 gene encoding CDK5 regulatory subunit-associated protein 3 isoform X3, translating into MAESGVDHPREDQCCHPGHARERGDRPAALWILHSLLPLPKDRGPSQRHRSLHKKYFWPVLFTANEVELSSLLVRNVNYEIPSLKKQIAKCQQLQQEYSRKEEEGQAGATEMREQFYHSCKQYGITGDNVRRELLALVKDLPSQLAEIGAGAQSLGEAIDLYQACVGFVCESPTEQVLPMLRFVQRRGNATVYEWRTGTEPSVVERPHLEEPPEPVEEDAIDWGDFGVEMASEGTDSGISAQAAEIDWGISLESDSKETGGDGIDWGDDAALQITVLEAGTQAPEGVAKGPDALTLLEYPETRNQFIDELMELEIFLTQRAVEMSEEADILSVSQFQLAPAILQGQTKAKMVTMVSALQDLIGRLTSLRMQHLFMILASPRYVDRVTEFLQQKLKQSQLLALKKELMVQKQQEALQEQAALEPKLDLLLEKTKELQKLIEADISKRYSGRPVNLMGTYL; encoded by the exons ATGGCAGAGTCTGGTGTTGACCATCCGAGAGAAGATCAATGCTGCCATCCAGGACATGCCAGAGAGCGAGGAGATCGCCCAGCTGCTCTCTGGATCCT ACATTCACTACTTCCACTGCCTAAGGATCGTGGACCTTCTCAAAGGCACCGAAGCctccacaaaaaatatttttggccgGTACTCTTCACAGCGAATGAAG TGGAACTCTCTAGCCTCCTGGTTCGGAATGTCAACTACGAGATCCCTTCGCTGAAGAAGCAGATTGCCAAATGCCAGCAGCTGCAGCAAGAATATAGTCgcaaggaggaggagggccagGCAGGGGCCACCGAGATGCGAGAGCAGTTCTACCACTCATGCAAGCAGTACGGCATCACG GGAGACAACGTCCGGAGAGAACTGCTGGCCCTGGTGAAGGACCTGCCGAGTCAGCTGGCTGAGATCGGGGCCGGGGCCCAGTCTCTGGGCGAAGCCATTGACCTCTACCAGGCCTGTGTGGGGTTTGTGTGTGAAAG CCCCACAGAGCAGGTGCTGCCGATGCTGCGATTCGTGCAGAGGCGGGGAAACGCCACGGTGTACGAATGGAGGACGGGGACCGAGCCCTCTGTGGTAGAGCGGCCGCACCTCGAGGAGCCTCCTGAGCCGGTGGAAGAAGATGCG aTTGACTGGGGTGACTTTGGGGTGGAGATGGCTTCTGAAGGGACGGACTCTGGCATCTCTGCCCAGGCTGCCGAAATTGACTGGGGCATCTCCCTGGAATCGGACTCAAAG GAAACTGGGGGCGATGGGATAGACTGGGGAGACGATGCCGCTTTGCAGATCACAGTGCTAGAAGCTGGAACCCAGG CTCCAGAAGGTGTTGCTAAGGGCCCAGATGCCCTGACACTTCTTGAATACCCTGAGACCCGGAATCAGTTCATTGATGAGCTCATGGAG CTCGAGATCTTCTTGACCCAGAGAGCCGTGGAGATGAGTGAGGAGGCAGACATCTTGTCCGTGAGCCAGTTCCAGCTGGCTCCCGCCATCCTGCAGGGCCAGACCAAAGCAAAGATGGTTACCATGGTGTCGGCGCTGCAGGATCTGATCGGCCGGCTCACCAGTCTTCGAATGCAACACCTGTTTATGATCCTGGCCTCGCCAAG GTATGTGGACCGAGTGACTGAGTTTCTCCAGCAGAAGCTGAAGCAGTCCCAGcttctggctttgaagaaggagctgatggtgcagaagcagcaggaagcgCTTCAGGAGCAGGCGGCCCTGGAGCCCAAGTTGGATCTGCTGCTGGAGAAGACCAAGGAGCTGCAGAAGCTG ATCGAAGCTGACATTTCCAAGAGGTACAGTGGGCGCCCCGTGAACCTGATGGGAACCTATCTGTGA
- the CDK5RAP3 gene encoding CDK5 regulatory subunit-associated protein 3 isoform X1: MGHWSVTPGLSSTRRSQTRFSGLPPGFGPPRPNILAPQGPSARAHRHPDQQAARLAGRQTTLQSEMAESGVDHPREDQCCHPGHARERGDRPAALWILHSLLPLPKDRGPSQRHRSLHKKYFWPVLFTANEVELSSLLVRNVNYEIPSLKKQIAKCQQLQQEYSRKEEEGQAGATEMREQFYHSCKQYGITGDNVRRELLALVKDLPSQLAEIGAGAQSLGEAIDLYQACVGFVCESPTEQVLPMLRFVQRRGNATVYEWRTGTEPSVVERPHLEEPPEPVEEDAIDWGDFGVEMASEGTDSGISAQAAEIDWGISLESDSKETGGDGIDWGDDAALQITVLEAGTQAPEGVAKGPDALTLLEYPETRNQFIDELMELEIFLTQRAVEMSEEADILSVSQFQLAPAILQGQTKAKMVTMVSALQDLIGRLTSLRMQHLFMILASPRYVDRVTEFLQQKLKQSQLLALKKELMVQKQQEALQEQAALEPKLDLLLEKTKELQKLIEADISKRYSGRPVNLMGTYL, from the exons ATGGGGCACTGGTCCGTCACCCCTGGACTGAGCTCAACCCGTCGGTCCCAGACCCGCTTCTCCGGCCTCCCTCCCGGGTTCGGCCCTCCCCGGCCCAACATTCTGGCCCCTCAAG GACCATCAGCACGTGCCCATCGACATCCAGACCAGCAAGCTGCTCG ACTGGCTGGTCGACAGACGACACTGCAATCTGAAATGGCAGAGTCTGGTGTTGACCATCCGAGAGAAGATCAATGCTGCCATCCAGGACATGCCAGAGAGCGAGGAGATCGCCCAGCTGCTCTCTGGATCCT ACATTCACTACTTCCACTGCCTAAGGATCGTGGACCTTCTCAAAGGCACCGAAGCctccacaaaaaatatttttggccgGTACTCTTCACAGCGAATGAAG TGGAACTCTCTAGCCTCCTGGTTCGGAATGTCAACTACGAGATCCCTTCGCTGAAGAAGCAGATTGCCAAATGCCAGCAGCTGCAGCAAGAATATAGTCgcaaggaggaggagggccagGCAGGGGCCACCGAGATGCGAGAGCAGTTCTACCACTCATGCAAGCAGTACGGCATCACG GGAGACAACGTCCGGAGAGAACTGCTGGCCCTGGTGAAGGACCTGCCGAGTCAGCTGGCTGAGATCGGGGCCGGGGCCCAGTCTCTGGGCGAAGCCATTGACCTCTACCAGGCCTGTGTGGGGTTTGTGTGTGAAAG CCCCACAGAGCAGGTGCTGCCGATGCTGCGATTCGTGCAGAGGCGGGGAAACGCCACGGTGTACGAATGGAGGACGGGGACCGAGCCCTCTGTGGTAGAGCGGCCGCACCTCGAGGAGCCTCCTGAGCCGGTGGAAGAAGATGCG aTTGACTGGGGTGACTTTGGGGTGGAGATGGCTTCTGAAGGGACGGACTCTGGCATCTCTGCCCAGGCTGCCGAAATTGACTGGGGCATCTCCCTGGAATCGGACTCAAAG GAAACTGGGGGCGATGGGATAGACTGGGGAGACGATGCCGCTTTGCAGATCACAGTGCTAGAAGCTGGAACCCAGG CTCCAGAAGGTGTTGCTAAGGGCCCAGATGCCCTGACACTTCTTGAATACCCTGAGACCCGGAATCAGTTCATTGATGAGCTCATGGAG CTCGAGATCTTCTTGACCCAGAGAGCCGTGGAGATGAGTGAGGAGGCAGACATCTTGTCCGTGAGCCAGTTCCAGCTGGCTCCCGCCATCCTGCAGGGCCAGACCAAAGCAAAGATGGTTACCATGGTGTCGGCGCTGCAGGATCTGATCGGCCGGCTCACCAGTCTTCGAATGCAACACCTGTTTATGATCCTGGCCTCGCCAAG GTATGTGGACCGAGTGACTGAGTTTCTCCAGCAGAAGCTGAAGCAGTCCCAGcttctggctttgaagaaggagctgatggtgcagaagcagcaggaagcgCTTCAGGAGCAGGCGGCCCTGGAGCCCAAGTTGGATCTGCTGCTGGAGAAGACCAAGGAGCTGCAGAAGCTG ATCGAAGCTGACATTTCCAAGAGGTACAGTGGGCGCCCCGTGAACCTGATGGGAACCTATCTGTGA
- the PNPO gene encoding LOW QUALITY PROTEIN: pyridoxine-5'-phosphate oxidase (The sequence of the model RefSeq protein was modified relative to this genomic sequence to represent the inferred CDS: inserted 2 bases in 1 codon), with amino-acid sequence MTCGLRGVTATFGQPTERPXYLHHLCGGGVVMDLGPMRKSYRGDREAFEETQLTSLDPVKQFAAWFEEAVECPDIGEANAMCLATCTRDGKPSARMVLLKGFGKDGFRFFTNFESRKGKELDSNPFASLVFYWEPLNRQVRVEGSVKKLPEEEAECYFHSRPKSSQIGAVVSHQSSVIPDREYLRKKNEELEQLYQEQEVPKPKYWGGYILYPQVMEFWQGQTNRLHDRIIFRRGLPTGDCPLGPMTHLGEEDWLYERLAP; translated from the exons ATGACGTGCGGGCTGCGAGGCGTCACCGCGACGTTCGGGCAACCTACCGAGCGGCC CTACCTCCACCACCTGTGCGGTGGCGGTGTCGTCATGGACCTGGGACCGATGCGCAAGAGTTACCGCGGGGACCGAGAG GCATTTGAGGAGACTCAGCTGACCTCCCTGGACCCCGTGAAGCAGTTTGCTGCCTGGTTTGAGGAGGCTGTTGAGTGTCCTGACATAGGGGAAGCCAATGCCATGTGCCTGGCTACCTGTACCAG AGACGGAAAACCCTCTGCCCGCATGGTGCTGCTGAAGGGCTTTGGCAAGGATGGCTTCCGTTTCTTCACTAACTTCGAGAGTCGAAAGGGAAAAGAGCTG gACTCCAATCCCTTTGCTTCTCTTGTCTTCTATTGGGAGCCTCTCAACCGTCAG GTGCGTGTGGAAGGCTCTGTGAAGAAGCTGCCTGAGGAGGAGGCTGAGTGCTACTTCCACTCCCGCCCCAAGAGCAGCCAGATCGGGGCCGTGGTCAGTCACCAGAGTTCTGTGATCCCTGATCGGGAG tatctgagaaagaaaaacgaGGAACTGGAACAGCTCTACCAAGAGCAAGAGGTGCCAAAGCCAAAATACTG GGGTGGCTACATCCTGTACCCACAAGTGATGGAGTTCTGGCAAGGCCAAACCAACCGCCTGCATGACCGGATCATCTTTCGGCGGGGCCTGCCAACAGGAGACTGCCCTTTGGGGCCCATGACCCACCTTGGGGAGGAAGACTGGCTCTACGAGAGACTTGCACCCTGA